CTATGACGTTAACTAATAATACCGGGGATGCTGTGAATATGTACCTCGTGGATTTACAATTGGGTTGGAATCCTCAAGCCTACCAAACTAGTGTACGTCAATCAGCAGAAAATCCAGTACAACGTGATCCCCAAGCCGCTATGGACGTTGAAGAGGAACCTACGTCCGTACAGATGACTGATACTGGGTTAAGAACAAAAATTGAGCCAGCTCGTCCCGTTGCCGTAGCACAACCCGAGTGGGCTTTACGAGACATCTCCATGTCAAACCTCGTCGCAGGTGATGCGATTATGTTTGAGCCTTCGAAAACAGAACTTGCAGAAGAAGATGAAGAACGATTAGTTCAAGTCGCAGAAGCATTAAAAGAAAATCCTGATCTAGTCGAAAGAATCGAAGTTCGTGGCTTTGCAGATTCATCTGGAGATCAAGAAACAAATCAAATGTTATCTAGACAAAGAGCAGAACAAGTTCGCACCATTCTGCAACAAAATGGCCTTACAGAAATTGATGTCGTTGCGGTCGGACGTGGTTCTGAAGAAGCCACTGGTAATTTGGATCAAGATAGACGTGCCGAACTTATCTTTATGGGCGTTAAAGATGAAAAAGCACTTCGTGATGCACTTTCAACTGTAGAATAAATGGCAGCATAAAAAGGCGCCGGTGAAATACCGGTGCTTTTTTAATTTCGAACGCGGTCTAAGACGAATAGAAGAATATTCTTCATAGCATCAAGTTCCATACTTGCTGGTGCTGGGGATTTGCTGGCAGTTTGCTCTGGTAAATACGGCACATGTATAAAACAAGCTTTTGACTTAAGGTTGTTCTGCTGTATGTGATGCAAAATTTTATAATAAATATAGTTACAGACATACCCGCCTGCATTTAACGAAATCTCAACGTGATGGCCTGACTTAATCAGTCCGTCTTTCCATATCTCGATGGGACTTTGAGTGAAAAAAGCTTCTGCATTTTGTTCAAAGATTTTTCCCCTTTGTGGCATGAAACCATATTCGTCAGGGTGAGAGGTTTCAGTCCAGTTCAGTGCGACTCTTTCAAAACTCACCTTATTTCTTCCACCCGCCTGACCTAGCATTAAAATGTGGTCGTAATTTTTTTCAGTGGCTTTTTTCAAAATTAATTCCGGCGCTTCATGAAATGAGACTGGTAGCAATAGGGTGTCAACCCCAGCAGAGGCAAAATCCTTCTGGATCCACTCAAGAAGGATTTCGCTTGGATTGATTTTTTCGCCTAAGAAAGGCTGAAAACCAGTTACTAAAATTTGCGGGCTATTATTCAAATCCGTGTCTCCAGCGCAGAACAAATTCATTACTATTTGTACCACTGAGCGGACCGTTTTTTACACGGAATTCCACCTTGGTGTTGAATTCGCGAGTGATAGACTGGGCTTCTGCCTCGGTTCTTGGAACACGGGCACCCAGTGCTTTTAGATCCTTGATTGGAATCCAAAAGTCTTTCGCATACGAACACGTATTTAAATCCCATGGTCCTTTTTCATAACAAGACTCTCCACCTTGAGAATTGTAAATTCTAAAAGTGACCTTGGCCTCTTCTGATTGCGAATAGAAGTTAAAGCTTTGGCCTAGATGAATGGATTGAATTGGCAATTTTTTAAAACCATAATTCCAAGGAACTTCTTGCTGAACACTATAGCTGTTCACGAACTCAGGGCTGTGATTAAGAACGAAAGTTCTTAATACCGCTGCAGATGCAGCAAAGCCGTAAGCTGAAGAAAAACCACAATGGTTGCCATATTTCAGATTTAGCACTCCCACCCACGGAGATTTCTCATAGAAATCATTTTGCTCGATAACTTGGGCGTTGATTCTATTATTTACAACCATGTCGTCTTTTGAAGCCCACACCATCAACGGCGTTTTTACTTCTTCTTTCCAATTCCAGAAGTTATTGCTTTTAAAATATGATTGCGGAGTACTTGCAATTCCACGACGTTGTAAAGACGTGGAATTCAAGTCGCCGATAAAATCCGCAAGACCTGTTCGACTTGGAATTTTATCATCGGTTAACATCTCTGGTACGTCTTGGATATAGTTGCGAGCTTCCGAGAAATGCTCTTTTGTCATCTTCGCGAACACACGTCCTACAACTTGACCGCCATAAAGATTATCAAGTGTTGGCTTTAAACTGACTACTGGACAAATCGCAGTGACTGAATTGAAAATCTTTTTTCCACTTTCAAGAAGGTATTTGTCGTTGAAAGCCGCTCCCATCACAGCAGCGTTACCGCCAAGACTGATGCCCATAAAGTGAACACTGGAAATACGATCTTTATGTTCCCACTTTGTTAACATCCACTTTCCAACTTCAAGTCCCTCATAGCCTTCAGACCATCCGCCCATGGTCACCATCTTATTAAGATAGATGTAGTCCATGCCTGTTTGGTTTGCTAACAGCAAAACATTGAACGGCGATTGATCGAAAAGATGCATCAAATAACTTTTTAAGGAAGGTCCTTGAGCCGCAGAACAAAACACCCCGCACTTCACAATAACCAAAGGACGCGGACGAGGATCTTGCTTTAAAGCTAAAATCCCTGGCACGCGAACGCCACTTGGAAGTTTCACGGTGAATTCTTTGACTTGTGGATGAGAGAAAAAAGGGTATTGGAATTTAGAAAACTTAAGTAAGCCAGGAATTCCTAACCATGACCCGGAAGTTAACTCTCTAGAGCATTTTTCAAAATACTTCCGAGCCGCTTGAAAGTATTTTGCTGTCGTCAGGTTTTTACCAAGAATGCTGTCCTCAAAACGGCGCGGATCACAATCTGGCTGAATATCTTTATTACTAAGTCCATCGGGTACTTCTTCAAAAATACCTTGGATAGTGGGCTTTTCTGGATTTTCTGATCTAGTGATTTCTTGATAGAATTGGGTCTCTAAGTCCACCACGGGCAGACCAATTTTGCTTTGGGCTACTGCATGGGAACACAGGAAGGCACTCATAGCGATGCTAAGAATCTTTGATGTCATACTCTACCTCACGTACTTCAAGAGGCATATCGACTGAGGTTTAGGCTAGGTTTAGAAAAAAGCGGATCTGTCGAAAGTCTGGACGAAAAAATGTGACTTCATTGAAGAATATTGTCTTATAAAGAGAAACGGCCTTGGTATCACCAAAGCCGTTTTGTATTTCCTTGAATTTTACTATCGCTCTTAGGCAATTTTCTTAATTTGCGCGAGCTTATCCTTTAGCACCGTGTTCTCGTGCTTAAGGGCATTCACCTCGCTAGTTAATTGATTTACCTTACGCTTAAGGAAATCAACCTCAGCTTGCGCCCCTGCACCTGAGGGAGCAGTCGTCGGCGGATTATCATAAACACCAAATGAAAGTGGCTTACTTTCTTCTGAAGAAGTCGACGAAGGAACATCCTCAGAGATCGGAGCAGAAAACGGTGTTACCGCAAGAATCTCTTCGATATTTTCTGGAACCGCTAACTCAGGATCGACTTTTTCAAGTGTGATAATTCTTTGAGAAATAAATCCGCGCACCTCAGAAAGCATACGACCAATACAAGTCGCTTTTTCGGCCGGAGTCGGATTTGATTCCGCCATAAGATCCGTGATTTTTCTTTTAGAAATCGGCGGGAGGCAGCTAAGAAGTTTATCAACGTCCGCTACTGGA
This is a stretch of genomic DNA from Bdellovibrio reynosensis. It encodes these proteins:
- a CDS encoding FliG C-terminal domain-containing protein; the encoded protein is MLDRYKKKGGFNQLLQLLETSPSAKREQFLGLISSESPVWEDALRKRILTINRVYGWDGQYLVEIFSRVQPLTLANALHGTPVADVDKLLSCLPPISKRKITDLMAESNPTPAEKATCIGRMLSEVRGFISQRIITLEKVDPELAVPENIEEILAVTPFSAPISEDVPSSTSSEESKPLSFGVYDNPPTTAPSGAGAQAEVDFLKRKVNQLTSEVNALKHENTVLKDKLAQIKKIA
- a CDS encoding pyroglutamyl-peptidase I; translated protein: MNNSPQILVTGFQPFLGEKINPSEILLEWIQKDFASAGVDTLLLPVSFHEAPELILKKATEKNYDHILMLGQAGGRNKVSFERVALNWTETSHPDEYGFMPQRGKIFEQNAEAFFTQSPIEIWKDGLIKSGHHVEISLNAGGYVCNYIYYKILHHIQQNNLKSKACFIHVPYLPEQTASKSPAPASMELDAMKNILLFVLDRVRN
- a CDS encoding OmpA family protein, whose protein sequence is MKKILLISLLFIGAHSWANQETEGASTMEFTREEAARAPRGLLPFLTLGGGYTGGDVLSDVESSPVSFKLLGSYYLEHQVFDVGYGVNNQQFIKSEGTNLETATSGGVLELAARYKWDNRWQAGLVANHMFEQGRQLAAEQGDAQFVGLQALREFNITQAWLARVGARAMTLTNNTGDAVNMYLVDLQLGWNPQAYQTSVRQSAENPVQRDPQAAMDVEEEPTSVQMTDTGLRTKIEPARPVAVAQPEWALRDISMSNLVAGDAIMFEPSKTELAEEDEERLVQVAEALKENPDLVERIEVRGFADSSGDQETNQMLSRQRAEQVRTILQQNGLTEIDVVAVGRGSEEATGNLDQDRRAELIFMGVKDEKALRDALSTVE